The following proteins come from a genomic window of Corallococcus sp. NCRR:
- a CDS encoding crotonase/enoyl-CoA hydratase family protein: MDGTYKSLRIEKADGIAELVLTGPGKGNAMGPDFWREMPEALRALDADDDVRVLLVRGEGQNFTYGLDLMGMMESLGPLLTGESNLALERSRLLKLIGEMQQATEGMARCKKPVIAAVHGWCIGGGMDLIAACDFRYCSQEAKFSLREVKVGIVADLGALQRLPRIIGEGNTRELAYTGGDVDAARALRMGLVNEVFPSPEALLTEARATARRIADNPPLVVQGAKQVMEYCADKSIADGLRYVAVWNSAFLQSLDLTEAFSAFAERRPPKFQGR, encoded by the coding sequence ATGGACGGCACGTACAAGTCATTGCGCATCGAGAAGGCTGACGGCATCGCCGAGTTGGTGCTCACCGGCCCGGGCAAGGGCAACGCCATGGGCCCGGACTTCTGGCGGGAGATGCCCGAGGCGCTCCGCGCGCTGGACGCCGACGATGACGTGCGCGTGCTGCTGGTACGCGGTGAAGGGCAGAACTTCACCTACGGCCTGGACCTGATGGGGATGATGGAGTCCCTGGGGCCGCTGCTCACCGGCGAGAGCAACCTGGCGCTGGAGCGCAGCCGGCTGCTGAAACTGATTGGAGAGATGCAGCAGGCCACGGAAGGGATGGCCCGGTGCAAGAAGCCCGTCATCGCCGCGGTGCATGGCTGGTGCATTGGTGGCGGCATGGACCTCATCGCCGCGTGTGACTTCCGGTACTGCTCGCAGGAGGCGAAGTTCTCCCTGCGCGAGGTGAAGGTCGGCATCGTCGCGGACCTGGGCGCGCTCCAGCGGTTGCCGCGCATCATCGGTGAGGGGAACACGCGGGAGCTGGCCTACACCGGCGGAGACGTGGACGCGGCACGCGCGCTGCGCATGGGCCTGGTCAACGAGGTCTTCCCCTCCCCCGAGGCCCTGCTCACGGAGGCGCGGGCGACGGCGAGGCGCATCGCGGACAACCCGCCGCTCGTGGTCCAGGGCGCCAAGCAGGTGATGGAGTACTGCGCGGACAAGTCCATCGCGGATGGGCTGCGCTACGTGGCGGTGTGGAACTCCGCGTTCCTCCAGTCGCTCGATTTGACGGAGGCCTTCTCCGCCTTCGCCGAGCGCCGTCCGCCCAAGTTCCAGGGCCGCTGA
- a CDS encoding DUF1444 family protein, with protein MSRNTQWKVAGFGVSALVLVAALVLANGPLKVHEPLSLEASDREDYAQLALETLRAADPTGEWKYDPEQFLIQRYAPDGGLGLTLNLANFYREYQDAPPERRAEVLARLGRTGVLPEAPATYEQARPLLMLVVRARDTFEAFSQQAGESSPVSWRPVGEVLAEALVQDTPDAMRYVPTEELTRWGITYEQARADAMANLRRLEAAPLRHLTLGVCGLFTNDSYGASRMLLDDVVRGCEVKGDPVVVVPNRDTVLITGAEDATGLLTLAEAALEGVQAPRPVDGHALRLTSDGWKPFLPEPKSPARSILEKLAFTSRLRGYQEQTERLRKQQEQEHHDVFVASLLPEKDAQGRFFGQTVWSNEGESLLPRADVILFVDATLGPDAPPVAAVRWDLVVRDAGTLLMPELGVYPERYRVTGFPSKEQLQRWKADPTAMDVP; from the coding sequence ATGTCACGCAACACGCAGTGGAAGGTGGCGGGCTTCGGTGTGTCGGCCCTGGTGCTCGTCGCCGCGTTGGTCCTCGCCAACGGACCCCTCAAGGTCCATGAACCGCTGTCCCTGGAGGCGAGCGACCGGGAGGATTACGCCCAGTTGGCGCTGGAGACCCTCCGCGCCGCGGACCCCACGGGCGAATGGAAGTACGACCCGGAGCAGTTCCTCATCCAGCGCTACGCCCCGGACGGCGGCCTGGGGCTGACCCTCAACCTCGCGAACTTCTACCGCGAGTACCAGGACGCCCCGCCCGAGCGGCGCGCTGAGGTGCTCGCGCGGTTGGGGCGGACCGGCGTGCTCCCGGAGGCCCCGGCCACCTACGAGCAGGCGCGCCCCCTGCTGATGCTCGTGGTGCGCGCCCGCGACACCTTCGAGGCGTTCTCCCAGCAAGCCGGTGAGTCATCGCCGGTGTCCTGGCGGCCGGTGGGCGAGGTGCTGGCGGAGGCGCTCGTCCAGGACACCCCGGACGCCATGCGCTACGTGCCCACGGAGGAGCTGACGCGCTGGGGCATCACCTACGAGCAGGCCCGCGCGGACGCGATGGCCAACCTGCGGAGGCTGGAGGCCGCGCCGCTCCGGCACCTGACCCTGGGCGTCTGCGGCCTCTTCACGAACGACAGCTACGGGGCCTCGCGGATGCTGCTGGACGACGTGGTGCGCGGCTGCGAGGTGAAGGGCGATCCGGTGGTGGTCGTCCCCAACCGGGACACGGTGCTCATCACCGGCGCGGAAGACGCCACGGGCCTGCTCACGCTGGCGGAGGCGGCCCTGGAGGGCGTCCAGGCGCCGCGCCCGGTGGACGGGCACGCGCTGCGCCTCACCTCCGACGGATGGAAACCCTTCCTCCCCGAGCCGAAGAGCCCGGCGCGGAGCATCCTGGAGAAGCTCGCGTTCACCAGCCGGCTGCGCGGCTACCAGGAGCAGACCGAGCGGCTCCGGAAGCAACAGGAGCAGGAGCACCACGACGTCTTCGTCGCCAGCCTGCTGCCGGAGAAGGACGCCCAGGGACGCTTCTTCGGGCAGACCGTCTGGTCCAATGAAGGCGAGTCGCTGCTCCCGCGAGCGGACGTCATCCTCTTCGTGGACGCGACGCTGGGCCCGGACGCGCCCCCGGTGGCCGCGGTCCGCTGGGACCTGGTGGTGCGCGATGCAGGCACGCTGCTGATGCCCGAGCTGGGCGTGTACCCAGAGCGCTACCGCGTGACGGGCTTTCCCTCCAAGGAACAGCTCCAGCGCTGGAAGGCCGACCCGACGGCCATGGACGTGCCCTGA
- a CDS encoding MYXO-CTERM sorting domain-containing protein yields the protein MRAVVVMWLWASVVGATELSNEFSLESPRYGRLMANVVSPRAATGGGVTLLVWSDDRRGERSAFYGTGPEIYAARIDAEGNLLDPAGIPLCTASHSQEAPSVTWDGKQFLVVWQDYRDNRNFAIYGARVSPDGTVTTPPDGFRISAPIPAIDGKWEVDPKVASSGGVSLVVWQRGGVYDYDILGARIRDDGTVLDTTPGVLVSTAGNQANPTVAGGPDGFLVAWQDGRHQVGETTQWDIYATRVAPSGEVLDAAGIPVSVLASSYQTYPRALFDGTNYQVLWGDSRNSSGYGDFYGGRVSVAGEPLDGTGVRITPASYDYKQGPAIAFDGTQTWVVWRAATGSYDERFYGVRFGKDGVVKDAARVPLFTHSGQKTLSDLVFDGTRLRAVWAEYVGSYGLKSGRFETNGTPVDGAGRFLAWGANVQDIPRVASSGGTGLMAWRDQVGEEAVSTVSIRLQPLNADGLPTGDVRVLPFPTYVAGPTLGAGDGIYLVAWGEGGSSYDLKAQRVRPDGTLIDAQPLTLATSTRSGPASIASAGNSFFVVWEAAGSRITGVIVREDGSVSSPISLPRPASNTQTQSQPKVAFNGTHFLVVWTNYNGDYDIHAARVSPTGQLVDATPRIISAAASYQYEPDVAAHGDFLVTWSDYRKGGGWPEIRAARVANDGTLKDPDGKVVVPGGSMKRYAQPMFDGAGFTILWQQGSDAFMGPKLARVSLDGTVLTPEPLDVWRAEDNASPAGMTLLAPYKAVIVYQRFDSGPGLYMKRVHGRVLSITPEEDKPDAGSGDAGLDSGVDAGTDGGGGVADGGSDAGADGGVDAGMDGGTRPDAGVTVDAGTSVDAGTGSPEEPEDSGCGCSSAGAPFWGFLPLALLLRRRRARSA from the coding sequence ATGCGCGCCGTGGTCGTGATGTGGCTGTGGGCTTCAGTGGTTGGGGCAACGGAGCTGTCCAACGAGTTCTCGCTGGAGTCGCCCCGGTACGGGCGGCTGATGGCCAACGTCGTGTCGCCACGCGCCGCGACCGGTGGCGGCGTCACACTGCTGGTCTGGAGCGACGATCGGCGCGGGGAGCGCAGCGCCTTCTATGGCACCGGCCCGGAGATCTACGCCGCGCGCATCGACGCGGAAGGCAACCTGCTGGACCCGGCCGGCATCCCCCTGTGCACCGCGTCCCACAGCCAGGAAGCCCCCTCGGTGACGTGGGACGGCAAGCAGTTCCTCGTCGTGTGGCAGGACTACCGGGACAACCGCAACTTCGCCATCTACGGCGCGCGGGTGAGCCCCGACGGCACCGTCACCACCCCACCCGATGGCTTCCGCATCTCCGCCCCCATCCCAGCCATCGACGGAAAGTGGGAGGTGGACCCGAAGGTGGCCTCGTCCGGAGGAGTGAGCCTGGTGGTGTGGCAGCGCGGCGGCGTTTATGACTACGACATCCTCGGGGCCCGCATCCGCGACGACGGCACCGTGCTGGACACCACTCCGGGGGTGCTCGTCTCCACCGCCGGCAATCAGGCCAACCCGACCGTCGCGGGCGGTCCCGATGGCTTCCTCGTGGCCTGGCAGGATGGCCGCCACCAGGTGGGCGAGACCACCCAGTGGGACATCTACGCCACGCGGGTCGCGCCCTCCGGCGAAGTGCTGGACGCCGCGGGCATCCCGGTGAGCGTCCTCGCCTCGAGCTACCAGACGTATCCCCGGGCCCTCTTCGACGGGACGAACTACCAGGTGCTGTGGGGCGACAGCCGGAACTCCTCCGGCTACGGCGACTTCTACGGGGGGCGGGTGAGCGTCGCGGGTGAACCGCTGGACGGCACCGGGGTGCGCATCACGCCCGCCAGCTACGACTACAAGCAGGGCCCGGCCATCGCCTTCGACGGGACGCAGACGTGGGTCGTCTGGCGCGCCGCGACCGGCTCCTACGACGAGCGCTTCTACGGGGTGCGCTTCGGCAAGGACGGCGTGGTGAAGGACGCCGCGCGGGTGCCCCTCTTCACCCACTCCGGGCAGAAGACGCTGTCTGACCTCGTCTTCGACGGCACGCGGCTGCGCGCGGTGTGGGCCGAGTACGTTGGCTCGTACGGCCTCAAGTCCGGACGGTTCGAGACGAACGGCACCCCGGTGGATGGAGCGGGCCGCTTCCTCGCCTGGGGCGCCAATGTCCAGGACATCCCGCGCGTGGCCTCATCGGGAGGCACCGGGCTCATGGCGTGGCGGGACCAGGTGGGCGAGGAGGCCGTGAGCACCGTCAGCATCCGGCTCCAGCCGCTGAACGCCGACGGGCTGCCCACGGGCGACGTGCGGGTCCTCCCCTTCCCGACCTATGTGGCCGGTCCGACGCTGGGTGCTGGCGACGGTATCTACCTGGTGGCCTGGGGTGAAGGGGGCTCCAGCTATGACCTCAAGGCCCAGCGGGTGCGGCCGGACGGAACGCTCATCGACGCGCAGCCCCTCACGCTCGCCACGTCCACCCGCTCCGGTCCCGCCTCCATCGCCAGCGCGGGAAACTCCTTCTTCGTCGTCTGGGAGGCGGCGGGCAGCCGCATCACGGGAGTCATCGTGCGCGAGGACGGCTCGGTGTCCAGCCCCATCTCGCTTCCCAGGCCTGCCTCCAACACCCAGACGCAGAGCCAGCCGAAGGTGGCCTTCAATGGCACGCACTTCCTGGTCGTGTGGACGAACTACAACGGCGATTACGACATCCATGCCGCCCGGGTCAGCCCCACCGGGCAACTGGTGGATGCGACACCGCGGATCATCTCCGCCGCGGCGTCCTACCAGTACGAGCCGGACGTCGCCGCGCATGGCGACTTCCTGGTCACCTGGTCGGACTACCGCAAGGGAGGGGGCTGGCCGGAGATCCGCGCCGCGCGCGTGGCGAACGACGGCACGCTGAAGGACCCGGACGGAAAGGTCGTTGTCCCCGGGGGTTCGATGAAGCGCTACGCGCAGCCGATGTTCGACGGCGCTGGCTTCACCATCCTCTGGCAGCAGGGGTCGGATGCATTCATGGGTCCCAAGCTGGCGCGCGTGTCGCTGGACGGGACGGTGTTGACGCCCGAGCCGCTGGACGTCTGGCGCGCTGAGGACAACGCGAGCCCGGCGGGCATGACCCTGCTCGCGCCCTACAAGGCGGTCATCGTCTACCAGCGCTTCGATTCGGGCCCCGGCCTCTACATGAAACGCGTGCACGGGCGGGTGCTGAGCATCACGCCGGAAGAAGACAAGCCGGACGCCGGCAGCGGTGACGCGGGCCTGGACAGCGGCGTGGATGCAGGCACCGACGGTGGGGGTGGCGTCGCGGATGGTGGCAGCGACGCGGGCGCGGACGGCGGTGTGGATGCAGGCATGGACGGCGGCACGCGGCCGGATGCGGGCGTGACGGTCGATGCGGGGACGAGCGTCGACGCGGGCACGGGTTCCCCGGAGGAGCCCGAGGACTCCGGCTGCGGATGTTCGTCCGCGGGCGCGCCGTTCTGGGGCTTCCTGCCCCTGGCCCTGCTGCTGCGCCGCCGCCGGGCTCGGTCGGCGTAG